A window of Flavobacterium psychrophilum genomic DNA:
CGGTATTTGTAACCTTGCCATTGTGCCCCTACGTTTAGAACCAAGCGACAGAAGCGAAATGACAACGCAGGTGTTGTTTGGGGAACATTTTAAAATATTGGAGCAAACCGAAAAATGGTCGCGCATCGAACTGGCTTTTGACGGTTATAATGGCTGGATAGACAATAAGCAATTCCGACTTATTAGTGAATCTGATTATCATACATTAAGCAACAGCCCCGCTGTACTTAATGGCGACCTTATTGAATACCTTACTACTCCCGATAATCAACTGTTATCGGTACCCATTGGTTCATCACTTACTTTTTTAGATCACCCGTCTATTAATACCGATAAGTTTATTTTCGAAGGACTTAAAACATCGGGCATTACCAGCAAGCAGGATTTAATTCAAACGGCTTTCATGTATCTTAATTCACCTTATTTATGGGGTGGTAAGACGCCATTTGGCATAGATTGTTCCGGTTTTACACAAATGGTATATAAACTCAACGGTTATTCGCTTTTAAGAGATGCTTCACAACAGGCTACGCAAGGCGAAGCGCTTAGTTTTATTGAAGAAAGCGAACCCGGCGACCTTGCTTTTTTCGACAATGAAGAAGGACGTATCATCCATGTTGGTATCATTATGGAAGACAATCATATTATCCACGGACATGGTAAAGTACGCGTAGACCGCCTGGATCACTTAGGTATTTACAATATCGATACCAAAAGACACTCGCACAAATTACGTGTGATCAAGAAAATCATATAATATATACCAGCTGAAAATCTTATCTATCAAATCTTAATGGTTTGACGGACTACTATTTAATGGCATAAATTTTGGTACGTATTAGGAAACCTAAAACCAAACCTAATATGAAAAAACTATTGGCTCTACCTCTATTATTCTTGTTTCTGATAACGGGATGCAGTAACTCCGACGACGACAACAATGCTCCGTTAGTTGCTCAAACATTAATGAATGTTTCTTACGGCACTGATGCAAAGCAAAAAATTGACATCTACCTGCCCGAAGGACGAAACGAAAACACTAAAGTAGTAGTTTTGCTTCACGGAGGCTCTTGGGTAGAGGGCGATAAAAGCGACCTGTCTTACCTTATTCCTGTTATACAATTACAGTTCCCCGATTATGCAATTGTAAATGTAGGCTACAGGCTTGCAACACTAAACAGTCCTGCATTTCCGAAGCAAATTGACGATATTAAAAGTGTAATTCAACACCTTGAAAGTAACGATTACCATATTTCAGACGACTATGCCTTTATAGGATTTAGCGCAGGCGCACACCTGTCTATGCTTTATGGTTATGCTTACGATACCGATCACGATGTAAAAGCTATCTGTGATGTTGTTGGACCTGCCGACTTTACCGATCCTGAATATACATCGCATCCGTTATATTCTTCTGCGGCAACAGCATTAATAGGCACACCAACACCTACACAAGACCAGATACTATCGGTTAGCCCGGTTGCACATATAACGGCACAATCTCCGGCAACATTATCATTCTATGGCGGACAGGATCCGTTAGTACCTGCCACTCAAGGCCCACGTTTAAAATCGGCCCTGGATACCGCCGGTGTACAAAACGAATTTAATTTTTACCCTGATGGTGGCCACGGAAATTGGGATGATACTACATATAATGAGGTATACAGTAAGATAGCTGCATTCCTTACGAAACATCTGTAATAAGACCTCAGAAAAATATACAATCCCTCATGTTTAAAGCATTGAGGGATTTTTTTGGTAAAATTCAATCTTACAATTTGTTTATCTTAGCGTTCCAACAAACATTCAAACCCACGTTGATGAAAAACAAACTGAAACTAATTGTCGCATTTATCTCTACCGCTATACTGGCATCTTGCAGTTCTTATAACTCAGGATACTCTAACACCGATAAAAACTATAAAGGAGCTATTCCTACCACTAAGGGACAACAGATTATTGATGCCAATGGGCAACCAATGATCTTAAAAGGCACTAATCTTGGTAACTGGTTGGTTCCAGAAGGTTATATGTTTAAGACTGAAAAAGTAGCTTCGCCAAGGCAAATTGACCAGCTATTAAACGAGATGATTGGTCCTGATAATACAATTGCATTCTGGCACAAATTCCTTGACAATTATATTACACATGACGATATTAAATATCTAAAGCGAACAGGATCTAACCATATACGCCTGCCGTTTCATTATAAGATGTTTACTAACGATCTTTATATGGGCAAACGCAATGCGGGTTTCGAATACTTTGACCGTGTAATAGAATGGTGCCGTCAGGAAAATATATATGTGTTGCTTGATATGCATTGTGCGCCGGGAGGCCAGACAGGTGATAATATTGACGACAGTTATGGTTACCCCTGGCTTTACTACAGCGTCACCTCGCAGGATGAAATGAGTGCTATCTGGACATCCATTGCCCAACGTTATAAAGATGACCCTATCATTCTTGGCTATGATGTTTTTAACGAGCCTTTCGCGCATTATTTTACAAAAGAGATACCTGATTATAACCACAGGCTATTTATGATCTATGAGCGTATGGTTAAAGACATTCGCAATGTCGACAAAAAACATACTATCTACCTTAACGGATCGGTTTGGGCGGGAGACTTTGGTGTGTTCGAGCGTATCCTGGATGATAATATTGTTTATGAGTTTCACAAGTACTGGTTTGATATTAATCAGGAATCGGTTCAGAAATATGTCGACTTCCGTGACAAACATAATGTCCCCATTTATATTGGTGAAACCGGAGAGAATACAGATGAGTGGGTAATGGAATTCCGAAAACTGCTGGATAAGAATCAGATCAACTGGGCTTTTTGGCCGTATAAGAAAATGGATAACACCAAAGGCATCATAAACTTTAAGCAACCGGAAGATTACCCACTTATTACTAAATACGCTGAAAGCGACCGCAGCTCTTTCGGGAAGATAAGAGAAAATATGCCTGACAGGTTGAAGGTACAAAAAGCATTAGACCAGTTTTTAGAAAACTCATTGTACAAAAACAATTTTCAGAACAAAGGATATATAGAGGGATTAGGGTTTAGTGTTGAATAAATTTGATTCGGTTATTTGGTGATTCGGTTATTTGTTAGCTATTAATTATACAAATCTACTTATCAAAGTATACTTCCAAAAAGGAGTATCAAACTAGAGATTTTTCAACTCCGCTGCGCTTTCTTAAAACGGCACTCAAGAGCATGTCAAAACAAAAACGCCCCACATTTTCAATGTGGGGCGTTTTACATTTCATGTTCATATTATTGTTCGTACACAACATATTTAACATTGGTAAATACACCGTTTGTAACAACAATATCTTCGGGAGTTACAATCTGATTTTGAAGTTCTCCAATTTTAGAAGATGTAAAATTGAAAGTACCTGAGGCAGTTTTGCTATCTGCATTTGTATTGGTAAGTGTAACGGTACCAAAATCGCATAAGTGCTCCATAAAATTGTTACCGTTTATTTGGTAGCTGTTAGTAAATAACGCATCTCCTCCATTTTCCTGATCAAAATGGTATGCTTTTAATGGCATTGAACCTGTAGTAGCAGTGCTGGAGCATGAAATGGTTATTAACTGTCCGTTAGCTTCTGCGCTGATATCAAAACGTTGCTCGCCATTTACACGGATAAGAGTTGCGCTTTTAACCGTACCCTGCCAGTCCTGACCATTGATTACAGCCGAAATAGTTTGCGCTGCATTATTACCATCATCGTTAGTAGAGTTGCTATCATCATCACTACATGACACTGCAAAGCTCAAAAACAGAGCTATAGCTCCAAATCTTAAAAGTTTTTTCATTTTTGGTTATTGGTTTTAAATTTGGTACAAATACGTAAAAACTTTAACAAAAAACAAATAAAAAACGCCCCAAATGTGGGGCGTTTCCTGTTATAACAAATCTCTTCTATAGTAAGAAAAAATTATTTTACTTCTTCGAAGTCTACATCCTGAACGTTGTCACCTTCAGCTTGCTGACCTGCCTCTGGCTGGCCTTGAGCTGCACCCGCATCACCTTGCTTGTACATTTCTTCAGAAGCATTTTTCCATGCTTCGTTGATTTTGTCAAGTGCCGGTTGAATAGTGTCAACATCTTTAGCTTCATAAGCCATTTTCAGTTGCGTAAGTGCCATTCCGATTGCATCTTTATTACCATCTGATAATTTATCTCCAAATTCTGAAAGTTGTTTTTCAGTTTGAAAGATCATAGCATCAGCTTCGTTTAATTTTTCAACACGCTCTCTTGTAATTTTGTCAGCATCAGCATTAGCTTCAGCTTCTTTACGCATTCTTTCGATTTCTTCCTGAGTTAATCCTGAAGAAGCTTCGATACGGATATCGTGAGATTTACCTGTTCCTTTATCTGTAGCAGATACTTTGATGATACCGTTAGCATCAATATCAAAAGTAACTTCAACCTGAGGAACTCCTCTTTGTGCTGGTGGAATACCATCTAAGTGGAAACGACCGATAGTTTTATTATCTGTAGCCATTGGTCTCTCACCTTGTAAAACGTGGATCTCAACAGAAGGCTGGTTATCAGATGCTGTAGAGAATACCTGCGATTTTTTAGTAGGGATAGTTGTATTAGCTTCAATAAGTTTAGTTAATACACCACCCATAGTTTCGATACCTAAAGAAAGTGGAGTAACGTCAAGAAGCAATACATCTTTAACATCTCCTGAAAGTACACCACCCTGAATAGCAGCTCCAATTGCAACAACCTCATCCGGGTTAACACCTTTAGATGGTTTTTTGCCAAAGAATTTTTCTACTTCTTCCTGGATACGTGGTATACGTGTAGAACCACCTACAAGGATAACCTCATCAATATCAGATGTAGAAAGACCTGCATCTTTTAAAGCTTTAGCTACCGGTTGCATAGAACGCTGTACTAAAGTATCTGCCAATTGCTCAAATTTAGCTCTTGTAAGAGACTTAACTAAGTGTTTTGGTCCAGAAGCAGTAGCTGTAACGTATGGTAGGTTTATTTCTGTTTGTGTAGAAGCAGAAAGCTCAATTTTAGCTTTTTCAGCAGCTTCTTTAAGACGCTGAAGTGCCATTGGGTCTTTACGTAAGTCTACACCTTCTTCACTGTTGAATTCGTTTGCTAACCAGTCAATAATTACCTGGTCAAAGTCATCACCACCAAGGTGAGTATCACCATTTGTAGAAAGAACTTCAAATACACCGTCACCTAGTTCAAGGATAGAGATATCAAAAGTACCACCACCAAGGTCATAAACAGCGATTTTCTGGTCGATACCTTTTTTATCAAGACCGTAAGCAAGTGCAGCAGCAGTAGGCTCGTTGATGATCCTTCTAACTTTAAGACCTGCAATTTCACCAGCCTCTTTAGTAGCCTGACGCTGAGCATCGTTAAAGTAAGCAGGAACGGTAATAACCGCTTCAGTTACAGTTTGCCCAAGATAGTCTTCAGCTGTTTTTTTCATTTTTTGAAGTGTCATAGCAGACAACTCTTGCGGAGTGTAAAGACGACCATCGATATCTACACGTGGCGTATCGTTGTCACCTTTTACAACGCTGTATGGCACATTGCTTGCTTCTTTTGAACTTTCAGTGAATTTGTTACCCATGAAACGTTTTACAGAAGCAATAGTTTTTGTGGGATTGGTCACTGCCTGTCTTTTTGCAGGATCTCCAACTTTGATCTCTCCGCCTTCAACAAATGCAATTACTGACGGGGTTGTTCTTTTTCCTTCAGCATTAGGAATAACTACCGGTTCGTTACCTTCCATTACGGCAACACACGAGTTGGTTGTTCCTAAGTCAATTCCGATTATCTTACTCATTTTTCTCTTGTTTATTATTTTGTTTTTGAATCTTATTATCTAAGTGGACGATTTACATTAGACAATCTTTGTGCCAAGAAATAAAATGACATAAGAATATGACAAGATGACATTTACAAGTCAGAAGCAATTTCCCGCTATTCGCTAAATCTTTGTCAGTTTATCAACTGCCAAAGGATATCGCTACTATCGGGGTTATGCTTTTCGTTTATTCAAAATATTCAAAGGCATCAATAATATCAAGATATACGCCGTCAAATCCCGCCGATGTAATTTTACTTAAATAAGAATCAGAATTTTTATAGATAAGTCCCTGCCAGTCGTCGTTCCAATACTGAACTTTAAAGTTACCGGGCCAGTCAGGATTTTCAGCAGCTATCCAGGCAGGCTTATTATTATTCCATGACGACTGCCAATAATACCTGTAGTCTTCCGCCTCACCAATAGACATATAGCAGATAACTAAACGTTTACCACCATTGGCTTTATTACGTAGCTGATTGATCTCATCAGCAGTAAATGCAACGTCGTTTAAAAAAAGGTCTATTATAACAGCGTCATAATTAGTAGCTGTAACCGCATTTATAAAGGTGGTTTTAGACGCAAAATTCTCAGGATTTATAAGGTATAGGAAATTCTTTGCCAGAGAAAGATTTGTAATAACATTGGCATTTACGTTAATCGGTACTGACGTAGGGATAACGCTCAGGCTTCTTTCGGGTGCAGCATATGACACATAGCCAAATGAAGTATTGGCAGAATAAGAATCTGACATTTTTGATGGCGTAGAACAGTAATCTGTAACTAATACAGTATTGCCTGCATTTTTAGAAACATCCAGAAAACTTTTTATGTAAGAAGTTACGTCTGCCGGTGTTGCATCATTATCGTTGTCGTAGCCATACAACAAATCCTCTTGTCCATTACCATCGATAGCGTCGAGATATGCCAAATGCGGATTTCCACCCTGCTCTCCTGTAGTTGTAACCAACTCAATGCCATTTTGAGGAATAACAATAAAACCCGGTTTCGCAGTTTTCCCTTTTTGGCTTATGCCGATAACAAAATCGCGCATATCCTGCTTAAAATCGCGATCGCCAATAGTACCGCTGTTATTATCTGTACCTGAGTCGCAATTGTCACAAGCTGTAAAAACTGCCAATACTAAAAT
This region includes:
- a CDS encoding glycosyl hydrolase family 5, with translation MKNKLKLIVAFISTAILASCSSYNSGYSNTDKNYKGAIPTTKGQQIIDANGQPMILKGTNLGNWLVPEGYMFKTEKVASPRQIDQLLNEMIGPDNTIAFWHKFLDNYITHDDIKYLKRTGSNHIRLPFHYKMFTNDLYMGKRNAGFEYFDRVIEWCRQENIYVLLDMHCAPGGQTGDNIDDSYGYPWLYYSVTSQDEMSAIWTSIAQRYKDDPIILGYDVFNEPFAHYFTKEIPDYNHRLFMIYERMVKDIRNVDKKHTIYLNGSVWAGDFGVFERILDDNIVYEFHKYWFDINQESVQKYVDFRDKHNVPIYIGETGENTDEWVMEFRKLLDKNQINWAFWPYKKMDNTKGIINFKQPEDYPLITKYAESDRSSFGKIRENMPDRLKVQKALDQFLENSLYKNNFQNKGYIEGLGFSVE
- a CDS encoding molecular chaperone DnaK (heat shock protein 70; assists in folding of nascent polypeptide chains; refolding of misfolded proteins; utilizes ATPase activity to help fold; co-chaperones are DnaJ and GrpE; multiple copies in some bacteria), translated to MSKIIGIDLGTTNSCVAVMEGNEPVVIPNAEGKRTTPSVIAFVEGGEIKVGDPAKRQAVTNPTKTIASVKRFMGNKFTESSKEASNVPYSVVKGDNDTPRVDIDGRLYTPQELSAMTLQKMKKTAEDYLGQTVTEAVITVPAYFNDAQRQATKEAGEIAGLKVRRIINEPTAAALAYGLDKKGIDQKIAVYDLGGGTFDISILELGDGVFEVLSTNGDTHLGGDDFDQVIIDWLANEFNSEEGVDLRKDPMALQRLKEAAEKAKIELSASTQTEINLPYVTATASGPKHLVKSLTRAKFEQLADTLVQRSMQPVAKALKDAGLSTSDIDEVILVGGSTRIPRIQEEVEKFFGKKPSKGVNPDEVVAIGAAIQGGVLSGDVKDVLLLDVTPLSLGIETMGGVLTKLIEANTTIPTKKSQVFSTASDNQPSVEIHVLQGERPMATDNKTIGRFHLDGIPPAQRGVPQVEVTFDIDANGIIKVSATDKGTGKSHDIRIEASSGLTQEEIERMRKEAEANADADKITRERVEKLNEADAMIFQTEKQLSEFGDKLSDGNKDAIGMALTQLKMAYEAKDVDTIQPALDKINEAWKNASEEMYKQGDAGAAQGQPEAGQQAEGDNVQDVDFEEVK
- a CDS encoding hydrolase Nlp/P60; the protein is MFGICNLAIVPLRLEPSDRSEMTTQVLFGEHFKILEQTEKWSRIELAFDGYNGWIDNKQFRLISESDYHTLSNSPAVLNGDLIEYLTTPDNQLLSVPIGSSLTFLDHPSINTDKFIFEGLKTSGITSKQDLIQTAFMYLNSPYLWGGKTPFGIDCSGFTQMVYKLNGYSLLRDASQQATQGEALSFIEESEPGDLAFFDNEEGRIIHVGIIMEDNHIIHGHGKVRVDRLDHLGIYNIDTKRHSHKLRVIKKII